In the genome of Candidatus Saccharibacteria bacterium oral taxon 488, one region contains:
- the gap gene encoding type I glyceraldehyde-3-phosphate dehydrogenase, with protein sequence MAITKIAINGFGRIGRSAFKIARERSDVEIVAINDLTDTKTLAYLLKHDSNYGEYGRRVDVTEDELIVDGKPVKVLAEKDPTNLPWGEMDVDVVIESTGFFTDKDGAGKHLTAGAKRVVISGPTKSDGVDTIVLGTNDSKIKGATPIISNASCTTNSLGAVMAILDAEFGVEKSMLTTVHSYTASQRLQDAPAKDLREGRNAAENIVPTTTGAAIAVTKTLPQLTGKFDGLSVRVPTPVVSLSDVTALLRRDVTVEQVNEAFKKAAADSFYQGILGVSEEPLVSRDFIGNSHSGIVDLSLTKVVGGNMVKIMVWYDNEWGYSNRLVELVADVGHYLQQPAMS encoded by the coding sequence ATGGCGATAACGAAAATAGCAATTAATGGTTTTGGACGGATTGGGCGCAGCGCCTTTAAGATCGCACGTGAGCGCAGCGACGTGGAGATCGTAGCGATCAATGACTTGACAGATACCAAGACGCTGGCGTACCTGCTCAAACACGATAGTAATTACGGGGAATATGGTCGCCGGGTTGATGTTACAGAGGATGAACTCATTGTTGACGGGAAACCTGTCAAAGTGCTGGCGGAAAAGGATCCAACAAACTTGCCGTGGGGTGAGATGGATGTTGATGTAGTAATTGAATCGACCGGGTTTTTTACTGATAAAGACGGTGCGGGCAAGCACTTGACTGCCGGCGCTAAGCGCGTGGTTATCAGCGGGCCGACTAAATCTGACGGCGTTGATACCATTGTCCTCGGTACGAATGATAGCAAGATCAAGGGCGCAACACCAATCATTTCTAACGCCAGCTGTACGACCAATAGTTTGGGCGCGGTGATGGCAATTCTGGATGCGGAGTTTGGCGTGGAAAAATCAATGCTGACGACGGTGCATAGCTACACTGCCAGCCAGCGCCTGCAGGACGCGCCGGCCAAGGATCTGCGCGAGGGTCGCAACGCGGCCGAGAACATCGTGCCGACAACCACCGGTGCGGCCATCGCCGTGACGAAAACCCTGCCGCAGCTAACCGGCAAGTTCGACGGCCTCAGTGTCCGCGTACCGACGCCGGTGGTGTCGCTCAGTGACGTGACGGCACTGCTACGGCGCGACGTGACGGTCGAGCAGGTGAATGAGGCGTTCAAGAAAGCCGCCGCTGATAGTTTCTATCAAGGGATCTTGGGCGTCAGTGAAGAGCCGCTGGTCAGCCGCGACTTTATCGGTAATTCACATTCCGGCATCGTTGACCTGTCACTGACCAAGGTCGTTGGTGGCAATATGGTGAAAATCATGGTCTGGTATGATAACGAGTGGGGGTACTCTAATCGCCTGGTCGAGCTAGTAGCGGACGTCGGCCACTACCTCCAGCAGCCAGCGATGTCATAA